The window CTGACCAATGTCCAAAATATCAACACCATATGAACTGGAATATTGGCCAAGGTTTTGCGACGAATTTTCATTTGCACGACTTTACCTTTCCGACTTCTCTAGTCATTTAATACCTTATCCATTTCAGCTTTGCAAAATCAGATGAAACGGAATCACTTATCTGTGGAATTCCCTTACTTTGGAATAATTACCGATAATCCATTGCCTTACTAACCCGCAATTGAACCAGAGAAAGAATCAATAACATAATCCCCAGCACCACTGCTTCGGCAGTCGCATATCCAAAGTGATACGATTCAAATGCCATTTTATAAATTCGTGTTACAGGAACTTCAGTATGAAAGCCCGGCCCTCCATTAGTCATGGCGATCACCAAAGGAAATGTTTGCATGGTTCCCAAAAGTGTTAAAATCGATACCATGGTGGCAACCGGTATCAGCGAAGGAATCGTAATATGAACAAACCGCCTCCAGGCATTGGCACCATCAACATGCGCCGCCTCAAAAAGTTCTTCAGGTATCACTTGCAGCCCGGCAAAAAAGAGCAGAAATGCATTCCCCAAACCCTGCCAACTCTGAACAATCGCCACACTGATAAGGGCTGTGTTTGGATCAGCCAACCAGGGACGAGCCAGATTACCCAAGCCCACCATGCGGAGCCAATAATTTAAAATCCCATATTCATGATTATAAATAAACCGCCAAATCAAACCAACAACAATCAAGGATAAAACCGGAGGAATATAGAAAACCATACGATAAAACCGTTTCGCGCGAATATCCCGATAAACCAGAACCGCCAAAAATAAAGCGATTGCATTCTGAACGATCATTGCAAAGGCGGCAATAAAAACGGCATGCCCGACCGAGGTCCACCAGACATTATTTTTAAAAAAAATATCGATATAATTGTCAAGCCCTACAAAACTCATGGATGGCGCAATGCCGTCCCATTCGAAAAAACTGATTTTAAACGTTTCAATGAAAGGATACAATCCAAAAATAAAAAAAACCGTCAACGCCGGTAAAACAAAAAAATAGGCACCCCAATTTTTCTTGGTCTGCCGCCACAAAGCACTAAAATCAGACATCCACAAACTCCCTTCTAAATATCAATCCCCAATGACACCAATTGCGTCCCATCGTAATTTTCATCGCTCCAGGCATTCATTCTGTAAGCATAATCGAGATGCCAAACGTACCCTGCAACTTTCGTCTGAACACCCAGGCCAAATGAAATACCATTGGTACCTTCCGGCGCAAATGTGTATCCTGCCCGCAGAAACAATGTCTGCGCATATGAAAATTCACTGCCCACATGGATATACGTGTCCATTTCCAGTGTCTGTTCAATGTCCAGCGCAATATACAAATTTTTCTGATCCTGCTGAAGTAAATGATACTTCCCTGACAAAATGGCCCGCAGGGGCAATGAATCTTCTTCATCTATATATTTCAAACCTGTGCCCATGTTTTTTATACTCAGGCCGGTCATTACTTCAGGAAGCGGTTGATATTGAAATCCTACATCAGCGCTAAAAGAATTGGCTGAATATTCGCCAAGTACTGAATTGAGTAATTTTAAGTTAATCCCATAAGCAAAACCGGGCAGCAATTCCGGTTCAAGCCGGCCAAATGACAGTATTGCTAATTTTCCGCTTACATTAATACCTGCAACACCCGCACCGGCATCATCCAGCATTTCCATGCCGTGGTAGACAAAAGAGGCGCCAAAACCACCTATCCCCTGAACAGGAAAAACAATATTTAAAATTTCGGTATGGTCCAAAGCCAATCCGGTTTGATGTGTAAACAAACTGCTTATTTGTTTTAAATCATGCAATCCGGCCGGATTGTAAAAAACGACTCCCGGATCGCCGGTCATGGTGCCGCCGGCTTGGTTCATTGCATTCATTCTGGCAGTATCCGCAGTGAGTAGTAACATGCCGCTGCTGGTTCCGGCCGAAGCTGCCTGACTTTCAGGTGCATATAAAATACACGCAAAAGCTAAAAAAATCGAGCTAATTTTTATAAAAAAAGAAGGTTTTATCATCATTTCACAACCACCACGCGAATATTCTTTGAAAACCGACTGCCGTTATTTGTATTTTTCGCTTCAATTCTCAGGATGTAAACGCCGCTCCCCACCCAGTCTCCAGCATCATTTTTTCCATCCCAGTCCATTTGAGATGCAATCTGGCCTGAATAGGAGGTATCCAGCAATGTCCGGACCTTGCGTCCCGCTAAATTATAAATTTTAATCGTAACGCTTTCGACACTCTTAATTTTATAATACAGCTCCAAGGGAGCTTGCTTGGGTCTGAAAAGATTCAGCGAAGGCCGAAATATATTTTCTACAACCGGTGTTATCGTCACCGTGGGTGTCGGGGGCATACTGCTCAATACTCCAATGCGAATAGAATCAATTTCAAAATATTCTCCACCACTACCCACAACTGCTAATTCAACACTAAAATCATACGTCCCTGTTTCCCAACCCATTATCTCTGCAAAATTAAAATAAAACGATCCGGTTTCAGTTGTATAATCATTTAAATACTTCTGAAAATAACTTCCGCTTTGTTCCTGCATTCCTATGCGCCACTGTGCATCCTGCGAAACATCTTGCACTACCACATTTATAATTGGATATTTTCCAACATCAATGTTTAATATTTCAGAAAGAACCTTCCCCCAAGTATCATTCGCTGTTCTTGTAACCGCTGCATAAGAATCGGTATAAGAATACGCGATAATAGCATTAAAACTATTGGCTCCATTGTCAACCACCCAGCCCGCTGGTAGCTCACCGGCCATGCCGACAAATTCTTCTTGATATATAAAAATCTCCACCGTTGGTGTTGGCGTGATGGTTGATGTTGTCGTTGGCGAATAAACTGGTGATGGAGTTGATGTTACCGTGGGTGAACAAACCGGAGAAGGGGTTGGTGTAGGAATGTTGTAAATCCTAACCGAATCAGCCTCAATATAAGTACCCGCATTACCTTCCACAATCATCTCCACACCAAACGTGTGGGTGCCAGTCCAACCAGTCCCGGACGCATAGTCATACTGAAACGTCCCAGTACCGGTCTGCGAGCCGGACAGGTCCCAATGTAAATAGCTTCCCTCTTGCTCCTGGATACCCAATTTCCAACTGGTACTGGCCGAGATTCCGGTTACCACAATTTCCACCCATGGATAGGTGTCAACATCTACCGTCTGATTTGGCGAGAGCACCTTACCGTAGGTACCTTCCGCCGTACGTGTGACAGCAGCCCAGGAGCTGGTATATGAATAAGCGATGTCCGCATTGAAGGCACCGTCTTGAGTCTCATCGCTCCATCCCCCTGGTTGTGTAAGCGGTGTTCCCGAAAAAGATTCATTCCAGAAGTCAGCTGCCCAACTTTTTCCTGCACTAAAAAGGACGACCATGCCAAAAACGATAAAAACAACACCAAAATATTTTACCCGGACATCCCTGGTCTTGAATATCATGGATGCCGCCCCCTAAAATGTTATGGTGAATTGGGCCCAGAAAGCACTCTGTCCCCAATTTTCACCATTGGCATATGGAAAATATGCCTTATTCAATTCCCAATGGATACGCAAAAATCCTCGCGGCAGATCGCGTAAAAGCCCGACTGCCAGACGGTCATAAATTTTATCCGGCATACCCCGCTCTGCATGAAAATCCAATTCACGCCCTATATCCACTGCCAGTACGTATTCATCCATAATCGGATAACTGTTTTTTAAATAAAAACCATGAAAAATGGGAATATCCCGAATTTCGTTAAAGCTCACGACTTCATTGGCAACATAGTAAGTATTATGAATTGGTGAATCCGGATTAGCCTGAACCGCATTAAAACGCCCTTTATAAATCGGTGTCATGGAAAACCCACCCATCACATAGTGTTTATAGCGTAAATCCACCGAAGCTTCATGCCCTTTATGTTCCGTAAGCGCTGTGCCGTATGATTGGTTGTACCGGTACCGGTTTTGTACGCTCGCTTTCAGACCCCACGGTGCGTCATAGGTCACCAGCAATTCAGGTGACACAATAACATCATTCGTATATTGTACAACTATTGGAATTTCTTCATCTGCTGATGTATACAATTTATACTGGTCCGAAATCCGATCCTTAATCGCACCTGCATAAATCCCAAATTTAATTCTCAAATTCTCAATATCA is drawn from bacterium and contains these coding sequences:
- a CDS encoding sugar ABC transporter permease encodes the protein MSDFSALWRQTKKNWGAYFFVLPALTVFFIFGLYPFIETFKISFFEWDGIAPSMSFVGLDNYIDIFFKNNVWWTSVGHAVFIAAFAMIVQNAIALFLAVLVYRDIRAKRFYRMVFYIPPVLSLIVVGLIWRFIYNHEYGILNYWLRMVGLGNLARPWLADPNTALISVAIVQSWQGLGNAFLLFFAGLQVIPEELFEAAHVDGANAWRRFVHITIPSLIPVATMVSILTLLGTMQTFPLVIAMTNGGPGFHTEVPVTRIYKMAFESYHFGYATAEAVVLGIMLLILSLVQLRVSKAMDYR
- a CDS encoding PorV/PorQ family protein, with the translated sequence MMIKPSFFIKISSIFLAFACILYAPESQAASAGTSSGMLLLTADTARMNAMNQAGGTMTGDPGVVFYNPAGLHDLKQISSLFTHQTGLALDHTEILNIVFPVQGIGGFGASFVYHGMEMLDDAGAGVAGINVSGKLAILSFGRLEPELLPGFAYGINLKLLNSVLGEYSANSFSADVGFQYQPLPEVMTGLSIKNMGTGLKYIDEEDSLPLRAILSGKYHLLQQDQKNLYIALDIEQTLEMDTYIHVGSEFSYAQTLFLRAGYTFAPEGTNGISFGLGVQTKVAGYVWHLDYAYRMNAWSDENYDGTQLVSLGIDI
- a CDS encoding T9SS type A sorting domain-containing protein — translated: MIFKTRDVRVKYFGVVFIVFGMVVLFSAGKSWAADFWNESFSGTPLTQPGGWSDETQDGAFNADIAYSYTSSWAAVTRTAEGTYGKVLSPNQTVDVDTYPWVEIVVTGISASTSWKLGIQEQEGSYLHWDLSGSQTGTGTFQYDYASGTGWTGTHTFGVEMIVEGNAGTYIEADSVRIYNIPTPTPSPVCSPTVTSTPSPVYSPTTTSTITPTPTVEIFIYQEEFVGMAGELPAGWVVDNGANSFNAIIAYSYTDSYAAVTRTANDTWGKVLSEILNIDVGKYPIINVVVQDVSQDAQWRIGMQEQSGSYFQKYLNDYTTETGSFYFNFAEIMGWETGTYDFSVELAVVGSGGEYFEIDSIRIGVLSSMPPTPTVTITPVVENIFRPSLNLFRPKQAPLELYYKIKSVESVTIKIYNLAGRKVRTLLDTSYSGQIASQMDWDGKNDAGDWVGSGVYILRIEAKNTNNGSRFSKNIRVVVVK